A window of the Nitrosococcus wardiae genome harbors these coding sequences:
- a CDS encoding PstS family phosphate ABC transporter substrate-binding protein, which produces MQIRHIIAALGLASVALFSSHSMAAEQVDSDLKEYSKASGVAGNLSSVGSDTLANLMTLWAEEFKKFYPNVNIQIQAAGSSTAPPALTESTANLGPMSRKMKDKEVEAFEKKYGYKPTPIRVAIDALAVYVNKDNPIEGITIPQVDAVFSATRKCGYPKDITMWGDLDLGGEWTHRSLQLFGRNSVSGTYGYFKEAALCKGDFKNTVNEQPGSASVVQGVTKSINGIGYSGIGYRTSGVRAVPLATKAGAPYVEATSENAVRGQYPLARFLYIYVNKHPNKSLPPLEREFVKMVLSKTGQSVVIKDGYIPLPARVAAKDLGKIGGD; this is translated from the coding sequence TTAGACACATCATTGCGGCTCTAGGGTTAGCCTCGGTCGCACTGTTTTCTAGCCATAGTATGGCGGCAGAACAGGTGGATTCTGATCTTAAGGAATACAGCAAGGCCAGTGGTGTCGCTGGCAACTTATCTAGCGTTGGCTCTGATACTTTGGCTAACCTCATGACCCTTTGGGCTGAAGAGTTCAAAAAATTCTATCCTAATGTGAATATTCAAATCCAGGCGGCGGGTTCCTCAACGGCGCCTCCCGCACTGACTGAAAGTACCGCTAATCTCGGTCCTATGAGCCGGAAAATGAAGGACAAGGAGGTGGAAGCCTTCGAAAAGAAGTATGGTTATAAACCGACCCCCATTCGAGTAGCTATTGATGCGCTAGCGGTTTATGTCAACAAAGACAATCCCATTGAGGGAATCACCATCCCGCAAGTGGATGCGGTTTTTTCTGCTACTCGCAAATGTGGCTATCCTAAAGATATTACAATGTGGGGAGATCTGGATCTAGGTGGCGAATGGACCCACCGTAGTCTCCAGCTCTTTGGCCGTAACTCCGTTTCTGGGACTTACGGTTACTTTAAGGAAGCGGCCCTTTGTAAGGGCGATTTCAAAAATACGGTCAACGAGCAACCCGGTTCTGCCTCGGTGGTTCAGGGGGTGACTAAATCAATTAATGGTATCGGCTACTCTGGCATTGGCTACCGTACCTCTGGGGTGCGTGCGGTTCCCCTGGCGACCAAGGCGGGTGCCCCTTATGTGGAGGCGACCTCGGAGAATGCTGTGAGAGGGCAATATCCTCTGGCGCGCTTTCTTTACATCTATGTCAATAAGCATCCCAACAAATCCTTGCCGCCTTTAGAACGGGAATTTGTCAAAATGGTGCTTTCTAAGACGGGCCAAAGCGTGGTGATTAAAGATGGTTATATTCCATTGCCAGCCCGGGTCGCCGCTAAAGATCTTGGCAAAATTGGGGGGGATTAA